Proteins from a single region of Bos indicus x Bos taurus breed Angus x Brahman F1 hybrid chromosome 29, Bos_hybrid_MaternalHap_v2.0, whole genome shotgun sequence:
- the LOC113886085 gene encoding upstream-binding factor 1-like protein 1, with amino-acid sequence MRPQYIQKHPKISNQELTRVLSEEHRKVPEQLRVKDSQELEKVKKDIREKIALFRAQHPDLVPNPEKSGVPQRSEMKVPEKFQENVQKVKSPPEKSLPMKWKFHGEPKKPPMNGYHKFHQDLWSSRELKVVRPWERMVEISRCWQRIPQDQKELYKKQAEGLQTQYKVDLDLWLRTLSPEEYAAYREATCAKHKNMSVMRGPNSKIRRMGLQSPSSGNLQGRLREDPGLQAAELASSDMIREYSPASGKSEENEEEEEGNCCSGPSSEDEDGDSEPEDHSSSSWSSGDSSDLDSN; translated from the coding sequence ATGCGACCTCAGTACATCCAAAAACACCCCAAGATAAGCAACCAGGAGCTGACCAGGGTTCTGTCTGAGGAACACAGGAAGGTGCCTGAGCAGCTGAGGGTGAAAGACAGTCAGGAacttgagaaagtgaaaaaggataTTAGGGAGAAAATAGCTCTGTTCAGAGCACAGCACCCTGATCTAGTCCCAAACCCAGAGAAATCTGGTGTCCCtcaaagaagtgaaatgaaagtgccaGAGAAGTTTCAGGAGAATGTTCAAAAAGTGAAGTCTCCCCCAGAAAAGAGTTTACCCATGAAGTGGAAATTCCACGGAGAGCCCAAGAAGCCCCCGATGAATGGCTATCACAAGTTCCACCAGGATCTCTGGTCGAGCAGGGAGCTGAAAGTGGTGCGCCCGTGGGAGCGCATGGTGGAGATCAGTAGATGCTGGCAGCGCATCCCCCAGGACCAGAAGGAGCTTTATAAGAAGCAGGCGGAGGGACTGCAGACACAGTACAAGGTGGACCTTGATCTCTGGCTCAGGACTCTGTCTCCTGAAGAATATGCTGCTTACAGAGAGGCGACCTGTGCTAAGCATAAGAACATGAGCGTGATGCGGGGCCCGAACTCCAAGATTAGAAGGATGGGTCTGCAGTCCCCATCATCAGGGAATCTGCAAGGAAGGCTTAGAGAGGACCCAGGGCTTCAGGCTGCAGAGTTAGCATCATCAGACATGATTAGAGAATATTCTCCTGCCTCAGGGAAATCAGAGGaaaatgaggaagaggaggaaggcaaCTGCTGctcaggccccagcagtgaagaTGAAGATGGAGATTCTGAGCCGGAGGACCACAGCTCCAGCTCATGGTCCTCAGGGGACTCCTCTGATTTGGATTC